A window from Fragaria vesca subsp. vesca linkage group LG5, FraVesHawaii_1.0, whole genome shotgun sequence encodes these proteins:
- the LOC101307894 gene encoding TMV resistance protein N-like has protein sequence PWKYGVFLSFRGEDTRKGFTDYLYDKLRWRGIRTFRDDPHLERGTTISPELLTAIEQSRFAIIVLSPNYATSTWCLLELSKILECMEERGSILPIFYEVEPSDVRHQRGSFAEAFEEHEEKFGEGNKEVEGWRDALTKVANLAGWSSKDYRYETELIKEIVQVLWSRVHPSLTVLCSSETLVGMDTKLEEIDVLLDKEANDVRFIGIWGMGGLGKTTLARLVYEKISHQFEVCIFLANVREVSATHGLVYLQKQILSQMLKEENVQVWNVYSGITMIKRCFCNKAILLVLDDVDQLEQLENLVGEKDSFGLRSRIIITTRDRQVLVTHDIEEPYELKTLNENEGLKLFSWKAFRKDEPDQDYAEQSKSFVRYAGGLPLALKTLGSFLYKRSAHSWSSALQKLQQTPNRTVFEILKISFDGLDEMEKKIFLDIACFRRLYELAYSSEFCTRITIDVLVEKSLLTISSYNEIGIHDSIRDMGCEIVCQESYEEPGGRSRLWLRNDIFHVFTKNTGTEAIEGILLRLAELEEADWNLEAFSKMHKLKLLYIDNLLLSLGPKYLPNDLIFLNWSWYPSKSLPPGFQPDELTELSLVRSNIDHLWNGIKYLSKLIGFAEVSFGCFSDHLVLAIFPKCRLKDTCNEVKFVFEIFSSGSNEGVAKVKQCGSCAVYEHDMEEVISRMNQYKCNISLYEATDEQEGAMVKATQKATTSRSGGSDDEYYSAEE, from the exons CCATGGAAGTACGGCGTGTTTTTGAGCTTCAGAGGCGAAGACACCCGTAAGGGCTTCACAGATTACTTGTATGACAAGTTGCGGTGGCGAGGAATCAGGACTTTCAGGGATGATCCACACCTTGAAAGAGGCACAACAATCTCTCCAGAACTCCTCACTGCAATCGAGCAATCCAGGTTTGCGATCATTGTTCTCTCGCCAAACTATGCTACTTCCACTTGGTGCTTGCTTGAACTGTCCAAGATTCTTGAATGCATGGAGGAGAGGGGGTCTATTCTGCCAATATTTTATGAGGTGGAACCCTCTGATGTGAGACATCAAAGGGGAAGCTTTGCTGAAGCGTTTGAAGAACACGAAGAGAAGTTTGGAGAAGGAAATAAGGAGGTGGAAGGGTGGAGAGATGCTTTAACCAAAGTGGCCAATCTTGCTGGGTGGAGTTCAAAGGATTATAG GTATGAGACAGAGCTTATCAAAGAGATTGTGCAAGTACTGTGGAGCAGAGTGCATCCTAGTCTCACTGTATTGTGTTCCTCAGAGACGTTGGTTGGAATGGATACTAAGCTGGAGGAAATAGATGTTCTTTTAGATAAAGAAGCAAATGATGTTCGCTTTATAGGGATATGGGGGATGGGTGGTCTTGGTAAGACAACCCTTGCTCGACTAGTTTATGAGAAAATCTCTCATCAATTTGAAGTTTGCATCTTTCTTGCTAATGTCAGAGAGGTTTCCGCAACCCATGGTCTAGTTTATCTACAGAAACAGATTCTTTCCCAGATGTTGAAGGAAGAAAATGTTCAAGTATGGAACGTTTATAGTGGAATCACTATGATAAAGAGATGTTTTTGTAATAAAGCTATTCTTCTAGTACTTGATGATGTGGATCAACTAGAGCAACTGGAAAACTTGGTGGGAGAAAAAGACAGCTTTGGTTTGAGAAGTAGAATCATCATTACAACTAGAGATCGGCAAGTACTAGTCACACATGATATAGAAGAACCATATGAGTTGAAGACACTGAACGAAAATGAAGGTCTTAAGCTCTTTAGTTGGAAAGCCTTCAGGAAAGATGAGCCTGATCAAGATTATGCAGAACAGTCCAAGAGTTTTGTTAGGTATGCTGGAGGTCTTCCCTTAGCTCTTAAAACTTTGGGGTCTTTCTTGTATAAAAGAAGTGCACATTCATGGAGTTCTGCACTGCAAAAACTACAACAAACTCCCAACCGAACAGTTTTTGAAATACTGAAAATAAGTTTTGATGGACTTGATGAGATGGAGAAGAAAATTTTTCTGGACATTGCTTGTTTTCGCAGGCTGTATGAACTTGCATACAGCTCTGAGTTTTGCACTCGTATTACAATAGATGTTCTTGTTGAGAAATCTCTCTTAACTATTTCATCATACAATGAAATAGGTATACATGATTCGATACGAGATATGGGATGTGAAATTGTTTGCCAAGAGTCTTATGAAGAGCCTGGTGGACGCAGTCGGTTGTGGCTTCGCAACGACATTTTTCATGTATTCACAAAGAATACG GGAACAGAAGCCATTGAAGGCATATTGTTACGCTTGGCTGAATTAGAAGAGGCAGATTGGAATCTTGAGGCCTTCTCTAAAATGCATAAACTGAAGCTGCTCTACATTGATAATTTATTGCTTTCTCTTGGCCCCAAATATCTTCCTAATGACTTGATATTTCTGAATTGGAGTTGGTATCCTTCAAAATCTCTCCCACCAGGTTTTCAGCCGGATGAACTTACGGAACTTAGTTTGGTTCGTAGCAACATTGATCACCTCTGGAATGGAATAAAA TACTTGAGCAAGTTAATTGGGTTTGCTGAAGTTTCCTTCGGAT GTTTTTCAGATCACCTTGTGTTAGCTATTTTCCCCAAATGCCGTCTAAAGGACACATGCAATGAGGTGAAGTTTGTCTTTGAAATCTTTTCATCGGGAAGCAACGAAGGTGTAGCAAAGGTGAAGCAATGTGGGTCCTGTGCAGTGTACGAGCACGACATGGAAGAGGTGATCAGTAGAATGAACCAATACAAGTGCAACATTTCTCTTTACGAGGCTACGGATGAACAAGAAGGTGCCATGGTTAAGGCAACACAAAAGGCAACAACAAGCAGAAGCGGTGGCTCCGACGACGAATATTACTCTGCAGAAGAATGA